Proteins from one Telopea speciosissima isolate NSW1024214 ecotype Mountain lineage chromosome 1, Tspe_v1, whole genome shotgun sequence genomic window:
- the LOC122659251 gene encoding acyl-CoA-binding domain-containing protein 2-like isoform X3, whose product MGDWQDLAQSVIIGLIFSFLVAKLISMVISFRDENLRLAREEHIPSMSVEAESSFGVKEPGAVSEKPSAAAEEKLRASEGNQDVSENQSKQSESYLEEDDDDDWEGVETTELDETFIAATAFVAAAAADRLSQKVSNDVQLQLYGLYKIATEGPCSTPQPSALKLSARAKWNAWQRLGAMPPEEAMQKYIMIVCELYPSWAAGSTVKRKDGGDDAPISDTEGARTMGPVFSSFVYEEESGVELKMEAIHACSREGEMDSLLKHIDSGVSVNLKDSEGRTPMHWAVDRGHLNIVELLVSRNADVNAKVKINDTSM is encoded by the exons TCTCATTCCTTGTCGCGAAGCTTATATCCATGGTGATTTCATTCAGAGATGAGAACCTTAGGTTGGCACGGGAAGAGCATATACCGTCCATGTCAGTTGAAGCTGAATCTTCGTTTGGTGTAAAGGAACCTGGTGCAGTCTCCGAAAAACCAAGTGCCGCAGCAGAAGAGAAGCTCCGTGCTAGTGAAGGAAATCAAGATGTTAGCGAGAATCAGAGCAAACAGAGTGAGAGTTACTTGGAAGAGGATGACGATGATGATTGGGAAGGAGTTGAGACTACCGAGCTTGATGAAACATTTATTGCTGCTACGGCTTTtgtggctgctgctgctgcggATCGTTTGTCACAGAAGGTCTCTAACGATGTTCAATTGCAGCTTTATGGTCTCTATAAGATTGCCACCGAGGGCCCTTGCAGCACACCACAACCCTCTGCCCTCAAGCTGTCAGCTCGTGCCAAGTG GAATGCATGGCAGAGGTTGGGTGCTATGCCTCCAGAAGAAGCAATGCAGAAGTATATAATGATAGTTTGCGAGCTATATCCTTCTTGGGCGGCTGGATCTACTGTT AAACGTAAAGATGGAGGCGATGATGCACCTATTTCAGACACTGAAGGAGCAAGAACAATGGGCCCAGTTTTCAGCAGCTTTGTTTATGAGGAGGAGTCCGGAGTTGAATT GAAGATGGAAGCTATACATGCCTGTTCAAGGGAAGGAGAGATGGATAGCTTGCTTAAACATATAGATAGTGGTGTTTCAGTTAATCTTAAAG ATAGCGAGGGCCGGACCCCTATGCATTGGGCTGTTGACCGTGGGCATCTCAACATTGTGGAGCTGCTTGTCAGCAGGAATGCTGATGTAAATGCTAAAGTAAAAATCAATGACACTTCCATGTAG